The following nucleotide sequence is from Peptococcus niger.
GTATACTTCTGCCGCTGAACGCTTACTGCTGAAGGGTATAGCGCCGTTTTATCGTTATTGTGCCTGGCCCTGGCTCTTGGAGGCAGGGCCGGCCGCGTGCGCCACAACCCCTTATGGGCAGGATTTAATGCGGGATATGATGATGAGCTACGATGGCAGGCAAGCGGAATATGCGGCACTGGCCGGACATGGCTACCGCATGCTTGCAGAAGCCTTGGAAAACAGCCGCCCCTTTCAGATGGACTGCCCAGCCCTTTTGATTTGTGGAAGTGAAGATGTGGCCGGGTCATCGAAACGGTTAAATCAAGCCTGGCATGACCGGACCGGCCTTTCCCTGGTAATGGTAGACGGTGCCGGCCATAATGCGAATACGGATAAGCCCAACGAGGTGAATCGGTTAATTGAGTTGTTTATTCGCCACTCATGTCTTGCTTAAGCCTTTCTAAGAAAGCTGGCAGGGTAAAATTGCCTGGCAGGGAAGCAGAGCATGACCGCCACGCTGCCTGGTGGTCCATCTGCCCAGTGTTTAAGGAGGGGCAGGTCTATAAGCAGGATATCGACACAAAAAGAAGTGCTCGATGATAACTAAATATTGACCAAATAATTAGCTAAAGCTATAATTAAAGAAAGTTCTTGTGAGCTTTCTTTTTTTGTTGGACGGTTAGCTATGGCTAATGGTTGTGCCGCAAGTTATTTTATAAAGGAGGAATACATGTGGTTCGCATTCGAGATTTGCACAAATGGTACGGTAAAAATCAACAGCGGCAGGAAGTTTTAAAGGGGATTGACTTGGAAATCCCAAGCGGGCAGATGGTATGTCTTTTAGGACCGTCCGGTTCAGGCAAATCGACCTTGCTGAATATTTTAGGCGGTATTGAATGCATTGACCAGGG
It contains:
- a CDS encoding alpha/beta fold hydrolase encodes the protein MQEKVFNTRKGPIHYWVNDIVERGQAPTLVFLPGLTADHRLFNRQIAYFKESFPILVWDAPGHGQSRPFSLTFDLNELASWLERILKYEKISRPLLIGQSLGGYVAQAFIALFPTRACGLVAIDSGPLAKGYTSAAERLLLKGIAPFYRYCAWPWLLEAGPAACATTPYGQDLMRDMMMSYDGRQAEYAALAGHGYRMLAEALENSRPFQMDCPALLICGSEDVAGSSKRLNQAWHDRTGLSLVMVDGAGHNANTDKPNEVNRLIELFIRHSCLA